In Pelosinus sp. UFO1, one genomic interval encodes:
- a CDS encoding DUF2325 domain-containing protein, with protein MSVMLVGADHLGNIEKNLQMMGIHTIEHVTGRNVSDRKKFKCSLSTALIVIFIDYINHATAKNIKNMAKSQGVPLIFANRSWSSLQDKLAGFNVSELG; from the coding sequence ATGTCAGTTATGCTAGTTGGCGCAGATCATTTGGGCAACATTGAGAAAAATTTGCAGATGATGGGAATTCATACAATTGAGCATGTAACTGGCAGAAATGTTAGCGATCGAAAAAAATTCAAATGCTCATTATCGACAGCTTTAATTGTGATTTTTATTGACTATATCAATCATGCAACAGCTAAAAATATTAAAAATATGGCTAAGTCCCAAGGCGTACCGCTCATTTTTGCTAATCGATCTTGGAGTTCATTACAGGATAAACTAGCTGGTTTTAACGTAAGCGAGTTAGGGTAA
- a CDS encoding ABC transporter substrate-binding protein, translated as MKKSKLIATSLTCILLLLALLITGCSQSPVATTASTGPKKVKIGYSGGACEAFIFSAFEKGLFKEEGLDVELVKVDFDTLKESLATGKIDASSGMVMKWVKPFEQGVDAVFTSGIHTGCIQILVKENSNIKNITDLKGKVIANNGMGDGPMILASRAMAHAGLDFKKDVQWKAYPASELEGVLNRGEADAIALTDPMAEMVIAKGSGIKLLDTAHDMPYHDEYCCMATISGKLYRTDPATAAAITRGMMKGAKWVQEHQDEAAKLIIDKKYIPGDAGLVARLLKSYNYIPSLDGGEKAVDNAVREMKAIGVLDASTDVEQLKKKIFVRLPGVQ; from the coding sequence ATGAAGAAAAGTAAACTAATTGCTACTAGCTTGACTTGTATTTTATTATTATTAGCACTCTTGATAACTGGTTGTAGTCAAAGTCCAGTAGCAACGACAGCATCAACTGGACCGAAAAAAGTTAAAATCGGCTACTCGGGTGGTGCTTGTGAAGCATTTATATTCAGTGCTTTTGAAAAAGGATTGTTTAAAGAAGAAGGATTGGATGTCGAGTTGGTTAAAGTTGATTTTGATACCTTGAAGGAATCCCTGGCAACTGGAAAAATTGATGCTTCAAGTGGTATGGTTATGAAGTGGGTAAAACCTTTTGAACAAGGCGTAGATGCCGTATTTACATCAGGTATTCATACAGGTTGTATCCAAATTTTAGTAAAGGAAAATTCCAATATAAAAAATATTACTGATTTAAAAGGGAAAGTCATTGCCAATAATGGTATGGGTGATGGGCCAATGATCCTCGCATCTCGTGCAATGGCTCATGCTGGTTTGGATTTCAAAAAAGATGTTCAATGGAAGGCCTACCCCGCCTCTGAGTTAGAGGGAGTATTGAACCGGGGAGAAGCTGATGCAATTGCGTTAACTGACCCTATGGCTGAAATGGTAATTGCCAAAGGAAGTGGCATTAAGCTATTGGATACCGCCCATGATATGCCTTATCATGATGAATATTGCTGCATGGCAACAATCAGCGGCAAACTATATCGCACAGATCCGGCGACTGCAGCAGCAATTACTAGGGGTATGATGAAGGGCGCTAAGTGGGTACAAGAACATCAAGATGAAGCTGCAAAGCTCATTATTGATAAAAAATATATTCCAGGAGACGCAGGGTTAGTGGCGAGACTTTTAAAAAGTTATAACTATATACCATCCCTTGATGGTGGCGAAAAAGCAGTAGACAATGCTGTTAGAGAAATGAAAGCCATTGGAGTCCTTGATGCGAGTACAGATGTGGAACAATTGAAGAAAAAAATATTTGTACGTTTGCCTGGGGTGCAATAA
- a CDS encoding ABC transporter ATP-binding protein produces the protein MVTSAAKKIAEGGGALDINQVQKLFIDPTGAQVIALEGVNLDIRPGEFVSLLGPSGCGKSTLLRLIAGLEKPTAGSITLDGEVVEGPHYFRGLVFQDPTLFPWLTIQQNVGVGLDARGIGRQSQREVEEYIGLVGLAGFENSYPYQLSGGMAQRAALARALVNHPKVLLMDEPLGALDAFTRMNMQDELLRIWESRGTTIVFVTHDIDEAIYLSDRIVVMTPRPGKIAKIVDVHIPRPRSRNYPDFVEIRSQILELLHFAGKNKPEYYL, from the coding sequence ATGGTAACAAGTGCAGCAAAAAAGATTGCTGAAGGCGGTGGAGCTTTAGATATTAATCAAGTACAAAAATTATTTATCGATCCTACTGGAGCCCAAGTAATTGCATTGGAAGGGGTTAATCTAGACATTCGACCAGGGGAGTTTGTATCGTTACTGGGTCCTAGTGGTTGCGGTAAGTCGACTCTACTTAGATTAATTGCTGGTCTAGAAAAACCAACAGCTGGCAGTATTACTCTTGATGGTGAAGTTGTTGAAGGTCCCCATTATTTTCGTGGATTAGTTTTTCAAGATCCTACCTTATTTCCTTGGTTGACAATCCAGCAAAATGTAGGAGTGGGACTTGATGCTCGGGGAATTGGGCGGCAAAGTCAAAGGGAGGTGGAGGAATATATCGGATTGGTAGGTTTAGCTGGGTTTGAGAATTCCTATCCATATCAATTATCTGGTGGTATGGCGCAACGGGCAGCATTGGCTAGAGCCCTTGTGAATCATCCTAAAGTGCTACTGATGGATGAACCATTAGGAGCACTTGATGCATTTACCCGTATGAATATGCAAGATGAATTGTTGCGCATTTGGGAAAGTCGAGGCACGACCATTGTATTTGTCACACATGATATTGATGAAGCGATATATCTTAGTGATCGTATTGTGGTCATGACACCGCGCCCAGGTAAAATCGCTAAAATAGTTGATGTTCATATTCCAAGGCCTCGTAGTCGTAATTATCCAGATTTTGTAGAAATAAGGTCTCAAATTTTAGAGTTACTTCATTTTGCTGGCAAAAATAAGCCAGAATATTATCTATGA
- a CDS encoding ABC transporter permease, whose amino-acid sequence MPNSMITPSTINVPSKQTVVSKSSYGAKWIPMLLPLILTVLLLAEHTLLPNKQPFFQKPYFTWIIALVSILFIVVGFLGNYFPKLQSKFVTKAPLLAAFTGFLIVWDVVTLKLALLPLPYFPSPGMVMAALINEWETLGISALYSLRLLFIGYGLGALLGLPTGVLMGWYPRFHYWVNPVLKMIGPIPATAWIPIAMVAFPNSFSASIFLLVLACWFPITVMTWSGIANVNKAYYEVARSLGASEFYLITRVALPAAMPSIFVGLFMSMGVAFVTLIVGEMLGVKAGLGWFITWAQGWAEFSKVYAALIVMSILFSSIITVLFKVRDKVLVWQKGLIKW is encoded by the coding sequence ATGCCAAATTCTATGATCACCCCGTCAACAATAAATGTGCCATCTAAGCAGACCGTTGTCAGTAAAAGTTCCTATGGCGCTAAGTGGATTCCAATGTTGTTGCCTTTGATCCTTACTGTTTTGCTCTTAGCAGAACATACACTGCTTCCCAATAAGCAGCCATTTTTTCAGAAACCTTACTTTACTTGGATCATAGCACTTGTTAGCATTCTATTTATTGTTGTTGGATTTTTGGGGAACTATTTTCCTAAGTTACAGTCAAAATTTGTAACGAAAGCTCCACTGTTAGCAGCTTTTACTGGATTTTTAATTGTTTGGGATGTAGTGACGTTGAAACTAGCTTTGTTACCACTACCATATTTCCCTTCACCTGGTATGGTGATGGCGGCATTAATTAATGAATGGGAGACACTTGGAATCAGCGCGCTATATTCTCTTCGATTATTATTCATCGGATATGGCCTTGGTGCTTTGCTAGGATTGCCGACGGGCGTGTTGATGGGATGGTATCCCCGTTTTCATTATTGGGTGAACCCTGTTCTAAAAATGATTGGACCCATACCAGCGACAGCTTGGATTCCCATTGCCATGGTCGCTTTTCCTAATAGTTTTTCAGCCAGTATCTTCTTACTAGTTTTAGCTTGCTGGTTTCCCATCACGGTGATGACATGGTCTGGTATTGCAAATGTAAATAAAGCTTATTATGAAGTAGCACGCAGTCTAGGAGCTAGTGAATTTTACCTAATCACAAGGGTTGCTCTGCCAGCTGCAATGCCATCCATTTTTGTAGGGTTATTTATGAGTATGGGCGTAGCATTTGTTACCTTAATTGTGGGAGAAATGTTAGGTGTAAAAGCGGGTCTAGGGTGGTTTATTACGTGGGCACAGGGCTGGGCTGAATTTAGTAAAGTATATGCGGCATTGATCGTTATGTCCATACTCTTTTCTAGTATTATTACGGTGCTGTTTAAAGTTCGTGATAAAGTCTTAGTGTGGCAGAAGGGGTTGATTAAATGGTAA
- a CDS encoding ASKHA domain-containing protein: protein MMKKVTFHHAGQTTSIIVHAGESILTAARQAGVILDSPCNGNGTCGKCKVKVSVLDEQPETVLACNTNVQNDVTVEIIERQDNGNLQIKHEGLASIVEIDGVINKKYIAETGRTNVYRNEQFIASEQGDTEQDSYGLAIDIGTTTLVVALIHLLTGQELAVAGALNPQSRLAQDVLSRIRYASNEQGLFEMNQLLIEELNQMIAQVTIEAGISSNHIYELVLSGNTCMLHLATNTNPVTLGKYPYTPVIRGGNALSASDLGFSLAGIAQAYLPPIISAYVGGDITSGILVSRLSKSEGTSLFIDIGTNGEIVLAANGKLVATSTAAGPAFEGMNISCGMRAAPGAVEGFDLTSEGESIVKSIADQVPVGICGSGLLDIVAAMVRRRIIGKNGKFNKNITGQLSTFLTNVNGKMVFSVAEGVFLSQPDVRQVQLAKGAIRGGIEALLDYQGLVAAEVDRVLIAGSFGYHLNPESLIEIGLLPEAFRGKIEFLGNTSKSGSQELLLNQTSRLESRKIVEYIAVLELATIDNFDRLFVKCLDFTMVS, encoded by the coding sequence ATGATGAAGAAGGTTACATTTCACCACGCTGGGCAGACGACAAGTATTATCGTTCATGCTGGTGAAAGTATTTTGACAGCTGCGAGGCAAGCAGGGGTGATACTAGATTCACCCTGTAACGGCAATGGAACATGCGGTAAGTGTAAAGTAAAAGTATCGGTACTTGATGAACAGCCAGAGACGGTGCTAGCCTGCAACACGAATGTTCAGAATGATGTAACGGTGGAAATTATTGAGCGTCAGGACAATGGGAATCTTCAAATCAAGCATGAGGGTTTAGCGTCAATTGTAGAGATCGACGGCGTGATTAATAAAAAATATATTGCCGAGACAGGTAGAACTAATGTTTATCGCAATGAACAATTCATTGCTAGCGAACAAGGTGATACAGAACAAGATAGTTATGGTTTGGCTATTGATATTGGAACAACGACTCTTGTTGTTGCGCTGATTCATCTATTGACAGGTCAAGAACTTGCAGTAGCAGGAGCACTTAATCCTCAAAGCCGATTGGCGCAAGATGTATTATCTCGGATCAGATATGCTTCGAATGAACAAGGTCTATTCGAAATGAATCAACTCCTTATTGAAGAACTAAATCAGATGATTGCACAAGTGACGATAGAGGCTGGCATTTCTTCTAATCATATCTATGAGTTGGTATTAAGTGGAAATACTTGCATGTTGCATTTGGCCACAAACACCAATCCAGTCACTCTCGGTAAATATCCATATACCCCGGTTATCCGAGGTGGAAACGCTCTATCAGCGAGTGATTTAGGATTTAGCCTTGCAGGTATTGCACAAGCTTATTTACCACCGATTATTTCCGCCTATGTGGGTGGTGATATTACTTCAGGTATTCTTGTCTCGCGTTTGTCTAAAAGTGAAGGTACTAGCTTGTTTATTGATATTGGAACGAATGGAGAGATTGTATTGGCTGCCAATGGAAAACTTGTTGCTACTTCAACTGCTGCTGGGCCAGCCTTTGAAGGAATGAATATTTCCTGCGGCATGCGGGCTGCCCCTGGGGCGGTAGAGGGGTTTGACCTAACTTCAGAGGGTGAAAGTATCGTAAAAAGTATTGCAGATCAGGTACCTGTTGGGATATGTGGTAGCGGTCTATTGGATATTGTTGCTGCTATGGTGAGAAGAAGAATTATCGGTAAGAATGGAAAATTTAATAAGAATATCACTGGGCAGTTAAGTACTTTCCTGACTAATGTTAATGGAAAGATGGTCTTTTCCGTAGCGGAAGGAGTATTCCTTTCCCAGCCAGATGTAAGGCAAGTACAGTTGGCTAAAGGTGCTATACGTGGAGGGATTGAAGCCCTTCTTGACTACCAAGGGTTAGTAGCTGCAGAGGTAGATAGGGTGCTGATTGCTGGGTCTTTCGGTTACCACTTGAATCCGGAAAGTTTAATTGAAATTGGCTTATTGCCTGAGGCGTTCAGAGGAAAAATAGAATTTTTGGGCAATACTTCCAAGAGTGGTAGTCAAGAGTTACTTCTCAATCAAACCTCTCGATTAGAGAGTAGGAAAATTGTTGAGTATATCGCCGTATTGGAGCTGGCAACGATTGATAACTTTGATCGATTATTTGTTAAATGTTTAGATTTTACAATGGTAAGCTAG
- a CDS encoding MtaA/CmuA family methyltransferase, translating to MINPKERLLTVLRGDKVDRPPVICTGGMMNAATVEIMNNSGHTLPEAHSDPQLMADLAAAIYEQTGFENIGIPFCMTVEAEILGSEVTYGTLACEPKITKEVFLTASEVIMRDVNEMLGTGRIGTVVEAVGILAKRYPDIPIIGNLTGPVSTAASLVDPVSLLKEFRKKPKDCHRVLDYVTDLLIGFAKQMIANGATIISISDPTATGEILGPNMFREFAIRYINRIVDAVHEKNIPILLHICGNMNAVRSLISEIRADAISTDAVVNLRELKAYIPKITTMGNVSTYLLQFGTTEKVASQTRRLVKDGVDIISPACGLSTSTSLKLIKTMTDAVKEG from the coding sequence GTGATAAATCCTAAGGAACGATTACTTACAGTACTAAGGGGAGATAAAGTAGATCGTCCACCAGTGATATGTACGGGGGGAATGATGAACGCAGCTACTGTTGAGATTATGAACAATTCAGGTCATACCTTGCCAGAAGCTCACAGTGATCCGCAATTAATGGCTGACCTTGCTGCTGCTATCTATGAACAAACTGGGTTTGAGAATATTGGAATCCCGTTCTGTATGACGGTTGAAGCTGAAATTTTGGGGAGTGAAGTCACTTATGGTACATTAGCCTGTGAGCCTAAAATTACTAAAGAAGTTTTTCTGACTGCTAGTGAAGTCATAATGCGAGATGTTAATGAAATGTTAGGTACTGGACGCATTGGAACAGTGGTGGAAGCTGTGGGGATACTAGCCAAGCGTTATCCTGATATACCTATTATTGGTAACTTGACTGGACCTGTTAGTACGGCGGCTTCCCTCGTAGATCCAGTGTCCTTATTGAAAGAATTTCGAAAAAAACCAAAAGATTGCCATAGGGTATTAGATTATGTTACTGATCTATTAATTGGTTTTGCTAAGCAAATGATTGCAAATGGCGCTACAATTATTTCCATTAGTGATCCGACAGCTACGGGTGAAATCTTAGGGCCTAATATGTTTCGAGAATTTGCCATTCGTTATATTAACCGCATTGTTGATGCCGTGCATGAAAAAAATATTCCTATATTGCTTCATATTTGTGGAAATATGAATGCTGTACGTTCTCTTATATCTGAAATTAGAGCGGATGCGATCAGTACGGATGCGGTTGTTAACTTGCGAGAACTCAAAGCCTATATTCCTAAGATTACGACTATGGGCAATGTGAGTACCTATCTATTGCAATTTGGAACAACTGAAAAGGTGGCTAGTCAGACTCGTCGTTTAGTTAAGGATGGGGTGGATATTATTTCCCCTGCTTGTGGATTAAGTACATCGACTTCATTAAAATTAATCAAGACCATGACTGATGCTGTCAAGGAGGGATAA
- a CDS encoding nitrogenase component 1, protein MSNFEQKEPPRREHRLHACIASGGTLADMANRKMKCCIPDGERSFSQNSICLLLPALGMMNSIPNSVVLMHGAVGCGSSAHGGNAAVRAGNVHRWGAVKDGVWLSTALDERDVICGGEEKLEEAIREVDRRYSPTIIFVVAGCVPGIIGDDIDSVAQRLQSEVSAKLLPVHCEGFKTKIWATAYDAVYHALGRVMLQETSENIAMEKPKKPTVNLMNVSSMGRIDEVELERLLTALGLNVNIFPVFAKPEKMYAMTHADLSISTCPTHDDYMLTYLKEKYNIPYIIKHMPIGISNTGEWLRGVAEFFGLTNEVEEFIKGEEIELKKALEEFKPLFSGKKVFVSAGEFRALSTAILLAELGFEVVAVRSYHHDEFADTEYEKLAQITAKDFPLNIANCQPFEEANLLRRVKPDIFLGHMNGNATAAKLGVATTVIYNVGLQFVGYQGAYQLARRLHRQLTNPNFNQNISRWVNLPYSKEWYDQDPFTYIKKGEAQGE, encoded by the coding sequence ATGAGTAACTTTGAACAAAAAGAACCACCACGTAGAGAGCATCGCTTACATGCTTGTATTGCTTCTGGCGGAACTCTAGCTGATATGGCAAACCGTAAGATGAAATGCTGCATTCCCGATGGGGAACGAAGTTTTTCGCAGAATAGTATCTGCTTGTTGTTACCTGCGTTAGGTATGATGAACAGTATTCCTAATAGTGTTGTTTTAATGCATGGTGCCGTGGGTTGTGGTTCTTCCGCTCATGGCGGCAATGCAGCAGTGAGAGCTGGCAATGTTCATCGCTGGGGTGCTGTAAAAGATGGAGTGTGGTTGTCGACAGCTCTTGATGAACGGGATGTTATTTGCGGTGGTGAAGAAAAATTAGAAGAAGCGATCCGTGAGGTAGATCGTCGTTATAGCCCAACAATTATCTTTGTTGTGGCTGGTTGCGTTCCAGGAATTATCGGTGATGATATTGATAGTGTAGCCCAGCGGCTCCAGTCGGAAGTTTCGGCTAAACTTCTTCCTGTTCATTGCGAAGGTTTTAAAACTAAGATATGGGCAACGGCCTACGATGCAGTATATCATGCTCTTGGCCGGGTTATGCTCCAGGAAACATCAGAAAATATTGCCATGGAAAAACCCAAAAAACCGACAGTTAATTTAATGAATGTCTCTTCCATGGGACGTATTGATGAAGTAGAGTTGGAGAGATTGCTTACAGCCCTCGGATTAAATGTTAATATCTTTCCCGTATTTGCAAAACCAGAAAAAATGTATGCTATGACTCATGCTGATCTTTCAATTAGCACTTGCCCTACTCACGATGACTATATGCTCACTTATTTAAAGGAGAAATACAATATTCCCTATATCATTAAGCATATGCCAATTGGGATAAGTAACACGGGTGAGTGGTTACGTGGTGTTGCTGAGTTTTTTGGCTTGACAAACGAGGTAGAGGAGTTCATTAAAGGGGAAGAAATAGAACTGAAAAAAGCATTAGAAGAATTCAAACCACTATTTAGTGGTAAAAAAGTATTTGTTAGTGCTGGAGAATTTCGGGCACTTTCAACTGCAATCTTACTCGCAGAGCTTGGCTTTGAGGTTGTGGCAGTTCGGTCGTATCACCATGATGAATTTGCTGATACAGAATATGAGAAACTTGCCCAAATTACGGCTAAAGATTTTCCGCTTAATATTGCGAACTGCCAACCTTTTGAGGAAGCAAATTTATTGCGCCGAGTTAAGCCTGATATTTTTCTTGGGCATATGAATGGCAATGCTACGGCAGCTAAACTTGGTGTGGCAACCACTGTTATTTATAATGTTGGTCTCCAATTTGTCGGCTATCAAGGAGCTTATCAATTGGCTCGCCGCTTACATCGCCAATTAACGAACCCTAATTTTAACCAAAATATTAGTAGGTGGGTCAACTTGCCCTATTCCAAGGAATGGTATGACCAAGATCCATTTACTTACATCAAGAAGGGGGAGGCCCAAGGCGAATGA
- a CDS encoding uroporphyrinogen decarboxylase family protein: MNRRNVVLQTVSGKTTEKLKGYPLSTALLSGGTWAFRQKGLTLRDGLDVPEEAAKTIVEINQKVGSDIVWPGSGYHNLLVEALGGSIKFRPQGNIDVIEPLLHRIADLDSIEIGSLDKNRWIASVRQMIETTDRTAGKEYLVGTSSWGPFTLAGQFLGVEKLMIGLYKDKASIHALLDFASEVCFQYLAPTVARGAAILSIAEPTASGDLISLRHFEEFVAPYLTKVNERLKQLGAVITLHICGNITDRLSVVPHLGVDLLSVDYKVSLRYAKEVLTNKVVLAGNVNPMILRDRSVEEVVVAARECIVEAGEEGKFVLMPGCDIPPSVPLENVQAFIRGAHDYIGDVELQTGSKEE, translated from the coding sequence ATGAATAGGCGGAATGTTGTTTTACAAACAGTAAGTGGTAAAACAACGGAAAAGTTGAAAGGCTATCCTCTTTCAACAGCTTTATTATCAGGTGGGACATGGGCCTTTCGTCAGAAGGGTTTAACTCTTAGAGATGGGTTAGACGTACCTGAGGAAGCGGCGAAAACGATTGTGGAAATAAATCAAAAAGTAGGCTCTGATATTGTTTGGCCAGGATCAGGTTATCATAATTTACTCGTTGAAGCATTGGGGGGGAGCATTAAATTTCGTCCTCAAGGGAATATTGACGTAATAGAACCATTGTTACATCGCATCGCTGATCTTGATAGTATCGAGATTGGTTCTTTAGATAAAAATAGGTGGATAGCCTCAGTTCGGCAGATGATAGAAACTACAGATAGAACCGCAGGTAAAGAATATTTGGTTGGGACATCAAGTTGGGGACCCTTTACGCTGGCTGGGCAATTTTTGGGTGTTGAAAAACTGATGATTGGTTTATACAAAGATAAAGCAAGCATCCATGCTTTGTTGGATTTTGCCAGTGAAGTGTGTTTTCAATACTTGGCACCTACAGTGGCAAGAGGTGCAGCCATCTTATCGATTGCTGAACCAACAGCTTCTGGTGATTTAATATCATTACGTCATTTTGAAGAATTTGTTGCACCTTATTTGACTAAAGTGAATGAACGTTTGAAACAATTAGGCGCTGTCATTACGCTTCATATCTGCGGAAATATTACAGATCGATTGTCTGTGGTTCCTCATCTAGGTGTTGATTTATTGTCTGTTGATTATAAAGTTAGCCTTAGATATGCAAAGGAGGTTTTGACTAATAAAGTAGTATTGGCTGGAAATGTAAATCCCATGATATTAAGAGATCGATCAGTGGAAGAGGTAGTGGTAGCAGCCAGAGAATGTATAGTGGAAGCAGGGGAAGAAGGAAAATTCGTATTAATGCCTGGTTGTGATATTCCACCTAGTGTACCGTTAGAAAACGTTCAAGCTTTTATTAGGGGTGCGCACGATTATATAGGGGATGTTGAATTACAGACAGGTTCAAAAGAAGAATAG